From Pseudomonas sp. G.S.17, the proteins below share one genomic window:
- a CDS encoding YqcC family protein yields MDKRFPEVAEHLLLIERELRVLGWWRDSPPSEQALSSVEPFCVDTLDFEQWLQWIFLPRMKIILEQNLPLPNASGILEMAEMVYASRAQETRYLQQLLAHFDRLITEFT; encoded by the coding sequence ATGGATAAACGCTTTCCTGAGGTAGCGGAACATTTGCTGCTGATCGAGCGTGAGTTGAGAGTGCTGGGGTGGTGGAGAGATTCGCCACCCAGTGAGCAGGCGCTGTCCAGTGTCGAGCCGTTTTGTGTCGACACCCTGGATTTCGAGCAATGGTTGCAGTGGATCTTCCTGCCGCGCATGAAGATCATTCTCGAGCAGAACCTGCCGCTGCCCAATGCGTCCGGGATTCTCGAAATGGCGGAGATGGTCTACGCCTCTCGCGCCCAGGAGACTCGGTACCTGCAACAGCTGCTGGCTCATTTCGATCGACTGATCACCGAGTTCACGTAA
- a CDS encoding DUF4124 domain-containing protein, producing the protein MRSVIFSALLVLAIGNTSQAAQIYKWVDAQGVTHFDAQPPAGQAAQQINTAQPPPASAPTPPPGDVDGAAQQRAIDKKVKKQIATEEAKRKENCTKLRTNLAQLQNNPRVREQVEGETKRLSEDERQDRISETQKAIEDFCG; encoded by the coding sequence ATGCGCAGCGTGATTTTCTCCGCCCTCCTCGTACTGGCAATCGGCAATACCAGCCAGGCCGCGCAGATCTACAAATGGGTAGATGCCCAAGGCGTCACTCACTTCGACGCCCAGCCTCCGGCGGGTCAGGCGGCGCAGCAAATCAATACGGCACAACCACCACCGGCATCGGCCCCGACGCCGCCACCGGGTGATGTTGATGGAGCGGCGCAGCAACGGGCCATCGACAAGAAGGTCAAGAAACAGATCGCGACCGAAGAGGCCAAGCGCAAGGAGAACTGCACCAAGCTGCGCACCAACCTCGCGCAACTGCAGAACAACCCTCGCGTGCGTGAGCAGGTCGAGGGCGAGACCAAGCGTCTGTCGGAAGATGAGCGCCAGGATCGCATCAGCGAAACGCAAAAGGCCATCGAGGACTTTTGCGGCTGA
- a CDS encoding acetolactate synthase 3 large subunit, with translation MELLSGGEMIVRFLRDEGVKHIYGYPGGALLHVYDALFKEPAVSHILVRHEQAATHMADGYARATGKAGVVLVTSGPGATNAITGIATAYMDSIPMVVLSGQVASTLVGTDAFQETDMIGISRPIVKHSFMIKHASEIPEVLKKAFYLAQSGRPGPVVVDIPKDMTNPAEKFEYVFPKKAKLRSYSPAVRGHSGQIRKAVEMLLAAKRPIIYAGGGVILGNGSEPLTELAQALNAPVTNTLMGLGGYPGMDRQFLGMLGMHGSYTANLAMHHADVILAVGARFDDRVINGAAKFCPNAKIIHIDIDPASISKTIKADVPIVGPVESVLTEMVATLKDIGETPDKTLVANWWKQIEEWRGDRDMFPYNPGDGSVIKPQKVIETLCEVTKGDAYITSDVGQHQMFAAQYYRFNKPNRWINSGGLGTMGFGFPAAMGVKLSFPDADVACVTGEGSIQMNIQELSTCLQYDLPVKIILLNNGVLGMVRQWQDMSYSGRHSHSYMESLPDFVKLVEAYGHVGMRITDLKDLKPMMEEAFAMKDRLVFIDIQVDVTEHVYPMQIKDGSMRDMWLSKTERT, from the coding sequence GTGGAGCTTTTATCCGGCGGCGAAATGATCGTCCGCTTTTTGCGTGACGAAGGCGTTAAACATATCTACGGGTACCCTGGTGGCGCCCTCCTGCATGTCTACGATGCCCTGTTCAAAGAACCTGCCGTGAGCCATATCCTTGTTCGTCACGAACAAGCGGCGACGCACATGGCTGATGGCTACGCGCGCGCTACCGGCAAGGCTGGCGTCGTGCTGGTAACCTCGGGTCCTGGCGCAACCAACGCAATTACCGGTATCGCAACGGCCTACATGGACTCGATCCCGATGGTGGTTCTGTCTGGGCAGGTCGCCAGTACGCTGGTGGGCACCGATGCGTTCCAGGAAACCGACATGATCGGTATTTCCCGTCCGATCGTGAAACACAGCTTCATGATCAAACACGCCTCGGAAATCCCGGAAGTCCTGAAGAAGGCTTTCTACCTGGCGCAATCCGGTCGTCCAGGTCCGGTTGTGGTCGATATCCCGAAAGATATGACCAACCCGGCGGAAAAATTCGAATACGTGTTCCCCAAGAAAGCCAAGCTGCGTTCCTACAGCCCGGCGGTTCGTGGTCATTCCGGCCAGATCCGCAAAGCCGTGGAAATGCTGCTGGCGGCCAAGCGTCCGATCATCTACGCCGGCGGCGGTGTGATTCTGGGCAATGGCTCCGAGCCATTGACCGAGCTGGCGCAGGCGCTGAATGCTCCGGTGACCAATACCTTGATGGGCCTGGGCGGCTATCCGGGCATGGATCGCCAGTTCCTGGGCATGCTCGGGATGCACGGCAGCTACACCGCCAACCTGGCGATGCACCATGCTGACGTGATCCTGGCAGTGGGCGCGCGTTTCGACGATCGCGTGATCAACGGCGCAGCGAAGTTCTGCCCGAACGCCAAGATCATCCACATAGACATCGACCCTGCATCGATCTCCAAAACCATCAAGGCTGACGTGCCTATCGTCGGTCCGGTAGAGAGCGTGTTGACCGAAATGGTTGCCACCTTGAAGGATATCGGCGAGACCCCGGACAAGACGCTGGTCGCCAACTGGTGGAAGCAGATCGAAGAATGGCGCGGCGATCGCGACATGTTCCCGTACAACCCGGGCGACGGCAGCGTCATCAAACCGCAGAAAGTCATCGAGACCCTGTGCGAAGTGACCAAGGGCGATGCTTACATCACGTCCGACGTGGGCCAGCACCAGATGTTTGCTGCTCAGTACTACCGCTTCAACAAACCCAATCGCTGGATCAACTCCGGCGGCCTGGGCACCATGGGCTTCGGTTTCCCGGCAGCCATGGGCGTCAAGTTGAGCTTCCCGGACGCGGACGTAGCCTGCGTGACAGGTGAAGGCAGTATCCAGATGAACATCCAGGAGCTGTCGACCTGCCTGCAGTACGACCTGCCGGTGAAGATCATCCTGCTCAACAACGGCGTACTCGGCATGGTTCGCCAGTGGCAGGACATGAGCTACAGCGGTCGTCACTCGCACTCTTACATGGAGTCGCTGCCTGACTTCGTGAAGCTGGTTGAGGCCTATGGCCACGTCGGCATGCGCATCACCGATCTCAAAGACTTGAAGCCGATGATGGAAGAAGCCTTCGCCATGAAGGATCGTCTGGTGTTTATCGATATTCAGGTCGACGTCACCGAGCACGTCTACCCGATGCAGATCAAAGACGGCTCCATGCGCGATATGTGGCTGAGCAAGACGGAGCGGACTTAA
- the ilvN gene encoding acetolactate synthase small subunit, translating into MRHIISLLLENEPGALSRVVGLFSQRNYNIESLTVAPTEDPTLSRLTLTTVGQDEVIEQITKNLNKLVEVVKLVDLSESAHIERELMLIKVKATGAQRAEIKRTTDIFRGQIVDVSASVYTVQLTGTSDKLDSFIQAIGTAAILETVRSGVTGIARGDKVLSI; encoded by the coding sequence ATGCGGCACATCATTTCCCTTTTGCTGGAAAACGAACCGGGTGCCTTGTCTCGCGTCGTAGGTCTGTTTTCGCAGCGTAACTACAACATCGAAAGCCTGACTGTGGCGCCGACCGAAGACCCGACACTGTCGCGCCTGACGTTGACCACCGTGGGCCAGGATGAGGTGATCGAGCAGATCACCAAAAACCTCAACAAGCTGGTCGAAGTGGTCAAGCTGGTGGATCTGTCGGAAAGCGCCCACATCGAGCGCGAACTGATGCTGATCAAGGTCAAGGCCACCGGCGCCCAGCGCGCCGAGATCAAGCGCACCACGGATATCTTCCGCGGGCAAATCGTTGACGTTTCAGCCAGTGTCTATACCGTGCAACTGACCGGTACCAGCGACAAACTGGACAGCTTCATTCAGGCCATCGGCACTGCCGCGATCCTGGAAACAGTACGTAGCGGCGTTACGGGCATTGCCCGCGGCGACAAAGTGCTGAGCATCTAA
- the ilvC gene encoding ketol-acid reductoisomerase: protein MKVYYDKDCDLSIIQGKKVAIIGYGSQGHAQACNLKDSGVDVTVGLRKGSPTVAKAEAHGLKVTDVASAVAAADLVMILTPDEFQSALYKNEVEPNLKQGATLAFSHGFAIHYNQVVPRADLDVIMIAPKAPGHTVRTEFVKGGGIPDLIAIYQDASGNAKNVALSYASGVGGGRTGIIETTFKDETETDLFGEQAVLCGGTVELVKAGFETLVEAGYAPEMAYFECLHELKLIVDLMYEGGIANMNYSISNNAEYGEYVTGPEVINAESRQAMRNALKRIQDGEYAKMFITEGATGYPSMTAKRRNNAAHGIEIIGEQLRSMMPWIAANKIVDKDKN, encoded by the coding sequence ATGAAAGTTTATTACGACAAAGACTGCGACCTTTCGATCATCCAGGGCAAAAAAGTTGCCATCATCGGTTACGGTTCCCAAGGCCACGCCCAGGCGTGCAACCTGAAAGACTCCGGCGTAGATGTCACCGTTGGCCTGCGCAAGGGTTCGCCTACTGTCGCCAAGGCTGAAGCTCACGGCTTGAAAGTGACTGACGTTGCTTCCGCTGTAGCTGCTGCTGATCTGGTCATGATCCTGACTCCGGACGAATTCCAGTCCGCGCTGTACAAGAACGAAGTCGAGCCGAACCTGAAACAAGGCGCAACACTGGCCTTCTCCCACGGTTTCGCGATTCACTACAACCAGGTCGTGCCGCGCGCTGACCTGGACGTGATCATGATCGCTCCTAAAGCGCCAGGTCACACCGTTCGTACCGAGTTCGTCAAAGGCGGCGGTATTCCCGACCTGATCGCGATCTACCAGGATGCTTCGGGCAACGCCAAAAACGTTGCTCTGTCCTACGCTTCGGGCGTTGGCGGTGGTCGTACCGGCATCATCGAAACCACCTTCAAGGACGAGACCGAAACCGACCTGTTCGGTGAGCAAGCCGTTCTGTGTGGCGGTACTGTTGAGCTGGTCAAGGCAGGCTTCGAAACTCTGGTTGAAGCCGGCTACGCTCCGGAAATGGCGTACTTCGAATGCCTGCACGAATTGAAGCTGATCGTTGACCTCATGTACGAAGGCGGTATCGCCAACATGAACTACTCGATCTCCAACAACGCCGAATATGGCGAATACGTGACCGGTCCTGAAGTCATCAACGCTGAATCCCGTCAAGCCATGCGCAACGCTCTCAAGCGCATCCAGGACGGTGAATACGCGAAGATGTTCATCACTGAAGGCGCCACTGGCTACCCTTCGATGACCGCCAAGCGTCGTAACAACGCTGCGCATGGCATCGAAATCATCGGCGAACAATTGCGCTCGATGATGCCTTGGATCGCAGCCAACAAGATCGTCGACAAAGACAAGAACTAA
- the pssA gene encoding CDP-diacylglycerol--serine O-phosphatidyltransferase — protein sequence MSERPEEPSKASDAESLLPIDEHIEEGHDAEGRKVRHRGIYLLPNLFTTANLFAGFYSIISSMSAQSALSAGDAAGASKYFAFAAIAIFVAMVLDGLDGRVARMTNTQSAFGAEYDSLSDMVAFGVAPALLAFGWALGDMGKVGWMVAFIYVAGAALRLARFNTQVGKADKRYFIGLASPAAAGVVAGTVWAFSDYGIQGSKLSFLVALLVAAAGMLMVSNIKYNSFKELDLKGRVPFVAILAVVLVFAVVFSDPPRILLLIFLAYAASGPVQYLLRLRRHRTTD from the coding sequence ATGAGCGAACGTCCTGAAGAGCCAAGCAAGGCCTCTGACGCCGAAAGCCTGCTACCGATCGATGAGCATATTGAAGAAGGGCATGACGCCGAAGGGCGCAAGGTCCGGCATCGCGGTATCTATCTGCTGCCAAACCTGTTTACTACGGCGAATCTGTTCGCCGGCTTTTACTCCATCATCAGCTCGATGAGCGCCCAGAGTGCCTTGAGCGCCGGGGATGCCGCCGGGGCGAGCAAATATTTCGCATTTGCTGCAATCGCCATTTTCGTCGCCATGGTGCTGGATGGCCTGGACGGTCGAGTGGCGCGCATGACCAATACTCAGAGCGCCTTCGGCGCCGAATACGATTCCTTGTCCGACATGGTTGCCTTCGGCGTTGCGCCCGCGTTACTGGCATTTGGCTGGGCGTTGGGCGATATGGGTAAAGTGGGCTGGATGGTTGCCTTCATTTACGTTGCGGGTGCGGCGCTGCGTCTGGCGCGTTTCAACACCCAGGTGGGCAAGGCCGACAAACGCTATTTCATTGGCTTGGCGAGTCCGGCTGCGGCGGGCGTCGTGGCCGGTACGGTGTGGGCGTTCAGCGACTATGGCATTCAGGGCTCGAAGCTGTCGTTCCTGGTGGCATTGTTGGTAGCGGCTGCCGGGATGCTGATGGTCAGCAACATCAAGTACAACAGCTTCAAGGAGCTTGACCTCAAGGGCCGCGTTCCCTTTGTTGCGATTCTTGCGGTGGTTTTGGTGTTTGCTGTCGTATTCAGTGATCCACCGCGCATCCTGCTGCTGATCTTCCTCGCTTACGCAGCATCCGGCCCGGTTCAATATTTGTTACGACTGCGTCGTCACCGAACCACCGACTGA
- the msrP gene encoding protein-methionine-sulfoxide reductase catalytic subunit MsrP produces MLIKLPSPSDCKESDVTPESLYLSRRALLGSSIAGLAVSAMPRWASAADPSRYADVEPGKAPSWFAEKLPSTKWQAVNVKDEAITPFKDATHYNNFYEFGTDKGDPAQNAGSLKTEPWSVVIDGEVAKPGRYALEDFMKPYQLEERIYRLRCVEAWSMVIPWIGFPISELLKQVEPTAKAKYIRFETLQDPKTMPGQRSGFALIDWPYVEGLRLDEAMNPLAILAVGMYGRELPNQNGAPLRLVVPWKYGFKSVKSIVRISLVSEQPKTTWQSIAASEYGFYANVNPTVDHPRWTQAHERRLPSGLFSPNIRQTEMFNGYGEEVASLYTGLDLRKNY; encoded by the coding sequence ATGCTAATCAAGCTTCCCTCGCCGTCCGACTGCAAAGAGTCGGACGTCACTCCCGAATCTCTCTATCTCTCCCGTCGTGCGCTGTTGGGCAGCTCGATCGCCGGTTTGGCTGTCAGCGCCATGCCGCGCTGGGCCAGTGCCGCTGATCCTTCCCGTTATGCCGATGTCGAACCGGGTAAGGCGCCGTCGTGGTTTGCGGAGAAACTTCCGTCGACGAAATGGCAGGCGGTCAACGTCAAGGATGAGGCGATCACGCCTTTCAAGGACGCGACCCACTACAACAATTTCTATGAGTTTGGTACCGACAAAGGCGATCCAGCGCAAAACGCCGGGTCGCTGAAGACCGAGCCATGGAGTGTGGTCATCGACGGCGAGGTCGCAAAGCCGGGTCGCTACGCACTCGAAGACTTCATGAAGCCGTATCAGTTGGAAGAACGCATCTACCGGCTACGTTGTGTCGAGGCCTGGTCGATGGTCATCCCCTGGATAGGTTTCCCTATCTCGGAATTGCTTAAGCAGGTCGAACCGACCGCCAAGGCAAAATACATCCGCTTCGAGACCTTGCAGGACCCGAAAACCATGCCGGGTCAGCGTTCCGGTTTTGCCTTGATCGATTGGCCTTATGTAGAAGGTTTGCGGCTCGACGAGGCAATGAACCCGTTGGCCATTCTTGCGGTAGGCATGTACGGGCGCGAGCTGCCCAACCAGAACGGCGCGCCGCTGCGTTTGGTGGTGCCGTGGAAGTATGGCTTCAAGAGTGTGAAGTCCATCGTGCGTATCAGCCTTGTCAGTGAGCAGCCTAAGACCACTTGGCAGAGTATTGCCGCGAGTGAATACGGCTTTTATGCCAACGTTAACCCGACCGTCGACCACCCGCGCTGGACGCAGGCGCATGAACGCCGGCTACCGAGCGGGCTGTTCAGCCCCAATATTCGACAGACCGAAATGTTCAACGGCTATGGGGAGGAGGTTGCCTCCTTATATACAGGCCTCGATTTACGGAAAAACTACTGA
- the msrQ gene encoding protein-methionine-sulfoxide reductase heme-binding subunit MsrQ, giving the protein MRYPFWRLGVFLAACVAPILWLYQAWIFALGPDPGKVLVDRLGLGTLILLLITLAMTPLQRMTGWPGWISVRRQLGLWCFAYVVMHMSAYAVFILGLDWAQLGTELVKRPYIIVGSLAFLCLLALAVTSNRYSQRRLGARWKKLHRLIYVILGLGLLHMLWIVRADLKEWALYAVIGAVLLLMRVPMITRRIQRVRTKKNVVVTKA; this is encoded by the coding sequence ATGCGTTACCCGTTCTGGCGCCTCGGCGTCTTTCTGGCTGCCTGTGTTGCACCGATCCTTTGGCTTTATCAGGCGTGGATTTTCGCTTTGGGGCCTGATCCGGGAAAGGTTCTGGTGGACCGCTTGGGATTGGGCACCTTGATCCTGTTGTTGATCACCCTGGCAATGACGCCGTTGCAGCGCATGACCGGTTGGCCGGGCTGGATTTCGGTTCGTCGGCAGCTTGGGCTCTGGTGCTTTGCTTATGTCGTCATGCATATGAGCGCGTATGCAGTATTCATCCTTGGGCTGGACTGGGCGCAGTTGGGTACGGAGTTGGTCAAGCGGCCTTACATTATTGTGGGGAGTCTGGCGTTCCTGTGTTTGCTGGCGTTGGCTGTGACGTCCAATCGCTACAGTCAGCGGCGGTTGGGCGCGCGATGGAAGAAGCTTCATCGGCTTATATATGTAATTTTAGGATTGGGGCTGTTGCATATGCTCTGGATTGTCAGGGCGGATCTCAAGGAATGGGCGCTTTACGCTGTCATTGGCGCAGTCCTTCTACTGATGCGAGTCCCAATGATTACTCGGCGAATCCAGCGTGTTAGAACGAAAAAGAATGTTGTTGTGACAAAAGCGTAA
- the mksF gene encoding Mks condensin complex protein MksF: protein MSQERYGIRRFALLNTAGYSLGLFPLEHPLSVYGANNLGKSASINALQFPILARMSDMSFGKYTLEQSRRFYFASDTSYILVEVSLPHGPHVIGVVGRGPGGGFGHQFFAYAGELDLGHYQKNDTCLRQKELFSNLESQGLKAYELKPDELRRLLVGGHTSIPLDLTLIPLRSTSEQSLKTFRALFINLLHMREITAAKLKQLFLDAFEHSLRSGSVDYIAACEEAFRDVRRMEQDYNSLVLAGPLVEALAAGVKQRDLLRGKLHRLSPLLDSLLGTWLDYSDARKEELVIQAEHYCGQQDVLQNDQRGGTQELMRLEREISGIQRWVGELAVLKNRFALVDDAKVLEQQLLAAKDAHDELAGALAQSRQFSAEDLDERLRDLEKRLKSVKQQLDHADNNSYARLREEFSQPDVERLMRLFNSALFSLPLGEQGIALDDGDAWVKSLELILDSFKGDQFQVPGLTINLSNIEPPALQALADRAALRDQKERLEKELKQLKTQQAVAADRSASKTLTEALYQQVLDAQKALEDFRRCQTLSAEESDKLEQLAQMEAAQDELKRSSDAFTERVQQLSAKLQLIARQIGDLESKQRTLDDALRRRQLLPADLPFGTPFMDPVDDSLENLLPLLNDYQDSWQGLLRSDGQIEALYAQVRLKGVAKFDSEDDVERRLQLLINAYAHRTDEALTLGKARRAAVTDIARTLRNIRSDYDSLEHQLALFNREINKRQVSNLESFRIVLAPNKEALKHIDQIIHSAGQYEEGETLSVFDLSQSAEQDNKNEEAKEYLARLVAANHNQLGLKDLFELAFEITKVNGQPIIHTDIDGAASNGTTMTIKALTNMYLLLHLMDRDQAGRIRLPYYLDEAADIDEKNQAALLETSLQLGFVPILASVKPQVSAHVAIDLEGGSGPNGIYIDEADWKYIRRRDDVKAVVVEEVAEEAAE from the coding sequence ATGAGCCAGGAACGCTACGGCATCCGCCGCTTTGCCCTGCTGAATACTGCCGGTTACAGCCTCGGGCTGTTTCCGCTGGAACACCCGCTGTCGGTGTATGGCGCGAATAACCTGGGTAAAAGCGCCTCGATCAACGCCCTGCAATTCCCGATTCTGGCGCGCATGTCAGACATGAGTTTCGGCAAATACACGCTGGAACAATCGCGTCGGTTCTACTTTGCGTCGGACACCAGCTACATTCTGGTCGAAGTGTCACTGCCCCATGGTCCACACGTGATTGGCGTGGTCGGACGCGGCCCGGGCGGCGGTTTCGGTCACCAGTTCTTCGCCTATGCGGGCGAGCTGGATCTGGGCCACTACCAGAAGAACGACACCTGCCTGCGTCAGAAAGAGCTGTTCAGCAATCTGGAAAGCCAGGGCCTGAAAGCTTATGAGCTCAAGCCTGACGAGCTGCGGCGTTTGCTGGTTGGCGGCCACACCTCGATTCCGCTGGACCTGACGCTGATCCCACTGCGTTCGACCAGCGAACAGAGCCTGAAAACCTTCCGCGCACTGTTCATCAACTTGCTGCACATGCGGGAAATCACCGCTGCCAAGCTCAAACAATTGTTTCTCGATGCCTTCGAGCACAGCCTGCGTTCCGGCAGCGTCGATTACATCGCCGCGTGCGAAGAAGCCTTCCGCGATGTACGCCGCATGGAACAGGACTACAACTCTCTGGTCCTTGCCGGCCCGCTGGTGGAAGCGCTGGCGGCAGGCGTGAAACAGCGCGACCTGCTGCGCGGCAAACTGCATCGCCTTTCGCCGCTGCTGGACTCCCTGCTGGGTACATGGCTGGATTACTCCGATGCCCGCAAGGAAGAGCTGGTTATTCAGGCCGAACATTATTGCGGCCAGCAGGATGTACTGCAGAACGATCAGCGTGGCGGCACTCAGGAACTAATGCGCCTGGAACGTGAAATCAGTGGCATTCAACGTTGGGTCGGCGAGCTGGCCGTACTCAAGAATCGCTTTGCGCTGGTGGACGACGCCAAAGTGCTTGAGCAGCAATTGCTGGCCGCGAAAGATGCCCACGATGAACTGGCAGGTGCCTTGGCACAGTCACGGCAATTCAGTGCGGAAGACCTCGACGAACGCTTGCGGGATCTGGAAAAACGCCTGAAGTCGGTGAAGCAGCAACTCGATCATGCCGACAACAACAGCTATGCCCGATTGCGCGAAGAGTTTTCCCAGCCGGACGTTGAACGCTTGATGCGCCTGTTCAACAGCGCCCTGTTCAGCTTGCCACTGGGCGAACAAGGGATCGCGCTGGATGATGGCGATGCCTGGGTCAAATCCCTGGAGCTGATCCTCGATAGCTTCAAAGGCGATCAGTTCCAGGTGCCGGGTCTGACGATCAATCTGTCGAACATCGAGCCACCGGCACTTCAGGCCTTGGCCGACCGCGCTGCATTGCGCGATCAAAAAGAACGTCTGGAAAAAGAACTCAAGCAACTCAAGACTCAGCAAGCCGTCGCGGCTGACCGCTCGGCCAGCAAGACACTAACCGAGGCCTTGTATCAACAAGTGCTGGATGCACAGAAAGCGCTGGAAGACTTCCGCCGCTGCCAGACGCTGAGCGCAGAAGAGTCCGACAAACTTGAACAGCTGGCCCAGATGGAAGCTGCGCAGGACGAGTTGAAACGCTCCAGCGATGCCTTCACCGAGCGCGTCCAGCAACTGTCGGCCAAGCTGCAACTGATCGCACGGCAGATTGGTGATCTTGAATCCAAACAACGCACCCTGGATGACGCACTGCGTCGTCGTCAGTTGCTGCCCGCCGATCTGCCGTTTGGCACGCCGTTCATGGATCCGGTGGACGACTCGCTGGAGAACCTGCTGCCGCTGCTCAACGATTACCAGGATAGCTGGCAGGGTTTGCTGCGCAGCGATGGCCAGATCGAAGCGCTGTACGCGCAGGTTCGTCTCAAAGGTGTGGCCAAGTTCGACAGCGAAGATGATGTAGAGCGTCGTTTGCAGTTGCTGATCAATGCTTACGCGCACCGCACCGACGAGGCACTTACCTTGGGCAAGGCGCGTCGTGCCGCTGTGACAGATATCGCGCGCACCCTGCGCAACATCCGCAGCGACTACGACAGCCTTGAGCATCAACTGGCGCTGTTCAACCGGGAGATCAACAAGCGCCAGGTTTCCAACCTTGAGAGCTTCCGCATCGTGCTCGCGCCGAACAAAGAAGCACTCAAGCATATCGACCAGATCATCCACAGTGCTGGTCAGTATGAAGAAGGCGAAACTCTATCGGTCTTCGACTTGAGCCAAAGTGCCGAGCAGGACAACAAGAATGAAGAGGCAAAGGAATACCTGGCGCGCCTGGTAGCGGCGAATCATAACCAGCTGGGCTTGAAGGATTTGTTCGAGCTGGCGTTTGAGATCACCAAGGTCAACGGTCAACCGATCATCCACACCGACATCGACGGTGCAGCCTCCAACGGCACCACGATGACCATCAAGGCTCTCACCAACATGTACTTGTTGTTGCACTTGATGGATCGCGATCAGGCTGGACGTATTCGCTTGCCTTATTACCTGGATGAAGCAGCTGACATCGACGAGAAGAACCAGGCTGCACTTCTCGAAACAAGTCTGCAGCTTGGCTTTGTGCCTATCCTCGCCAGCGTGAAGCCGCAAGTGTCGGCACATGTCGCCATCGACCTTGAAGGCGGCAGCGGGCCTAACGGCATCTATATCGACGAAGCTGACTGGAAATACATTCGTCGTCGTGATGACGTGAAGGCCGTGGTTGTTGAGGAGGTCGCTGAGGAAGCGGCTGAATAA
- the mksE gene encoding Mks condensin complex protein MksE, whose protein sequence is MHLDLSEMSQLAPIFRELFKGYHISRRDPELYAQLSNAQDQYRTLFKALGFELVCDTRGFYYFVPDLAAAQVNKTAQRLALFTFILVEHLADQGRDPVAVLDGGSLGRDELPSLLEKYRDLFIQAEVQTQDELEEKIMRRMTQLGFASEDNGIYRFLPPMHRFLDVCLSVQQDRDLAASIHSVLPLPTPVLIDDDSDEKLLETDDPLDLAEFDESTESEEQALARAIADEQKDINA, encoded by the coding sequence ATGCATCTTGATCTCTCCGAAATGTCCCAGCTGGCTCCGATCTTTCGCGAGCTGTTCAAGGGTTATCACATCAGCCGCCGCGACCCCGAGCTATATGCGCAACTGTCCAACGCTCAGGATCAATACCGCACATTGTTCAAGGCCTTGGGCTTCGAACTGGTGTGCGACACCCGTGGCTTTTATTATTTCGTCCCCGACCTCGCTGCCGCGCAGGTCAACAAGACCGCGCAACGCCTGGCGCTGTTCACCTTCATTCTCGTCGAGCATCTGGCCGATCAGGGTCGTGATCCGGTAGCCGTACTCGATGGCGGCAGCCTGGGCCGTGATGAACTGCCCTCGCTGCTGGAAAAATACCGCGACCTGTTTATCCAGGCCGAAGTCCAGACCCAGGACGAGCTGGAAGAAAAGATCATGCGCCGCATGACTCAGCTGGGTTTCGCCAGCGAGGACAACGGTATTTACCGCTTCCTGCCGCCCATGCATCGCTTTCTGGATGTCTGTCTGTCGGTGCAACAGGATCGCGATCTGGCGGCCAGCATCCACAGCGTATTGCCTTTGCCGACGCCGGTACTCATCGATGACGACAGCGACGAAAAACTGCTGGAGACCGATGATCCGCTGGATCTTGCCGAGTTTGACGAATCCACGGAAAGCGAAGAACAGGCCCTGGCCCGGGCTATTGCTGACGAGCAAAAGGATATAAATGCATGA